Proteins encoded within one genomic window of Mesobacillus subterraneus:
- a CDS encoding class I SAM-dependent methyltransferase, with the protein MSEHYYSRKPSTESNPSKWESELKGNSFRFKTDTGVFSKKEVDFGSRLLIDTFELNKNDGVILDVGCGYGPIGLSLAKAYPEAIVHMVDVNERAIMLAEENASENKVTNVKIYESDRLTGVVEKEFNAILTNPPIRAGKKVVHDIFEQSFLHLAKGGELWVVIQKKQGAPSAMEKMKELFNDADIVAKSKGYFILKSVKC; encoded by the coding sequence TTGTCTGAACATTATTACTCCCGCAAACCCAGCACTGAAAGCAATCCTTCGAAATGGGAAAGTGAATTGAAGGGGAATAGCTTCCGCTTTAAGACTGACACTGGAGTTTTTTCGAAAAAGGAAGTTGATTTTGGGTCGAGGTTATTAATTGACACTTTTGAGTTGAATAAAAACGATGGTGTGATTCTCGATGTCGGCTGCGGCTATGGACCGATCGGCCTTTCGTTAGCCAAGGCTTATCCAGAAGCGATTGTCCACATGGTGGATGTCAATGAAAGAGCGATTATGCTTGCTGAGGAAAATGCGTCCGAAAATAAAGTGACCAACGTGAAGATCTATGAAAGTGACCGGCTGACTGGAGTGGTGGAAAAAGAATTCAATGCAATTCTGACGAACCCGCCGATTCGTGCCGGAAAAAAAGTCGTACATGATATTTTTGAACAAAGTTTTCTGCATCTAGCTAAAGGTGGAGAGCTATGGGTCGTCATCCAAAAGAAACAGGGTGCGCCGTCCGCGATGGAAAAAATGAAAGAGTTATTTAACGATGCTGACATTGTGGCGAAAAGTAAAGGTTACTTTATTCTCAAATCTGTTAAATGTTGA
- the rplL gene encoding 50S ribosomal protein L7/L12 produces the protein MTQEQIIEAVKNMTVLELNDLVKAIEEEFGVTAAAPVAMMGGAAGAAVEEQTEFDVVLASAGDQKIKVIKVVREITGLGLKEAKEVVDNAPKALKEGVSKEEAEEIKAKLEEVGANVEVK, from the coding sequence ATGACTCAAGAACAAATCATTGAAGCAGTTAAAAATATGACTGTTTTAGAACTTAACGACCTAGTAAAAGCAATCGAAGAAGAATTCGGCGTAACTGCTGCTGCACCTGTTGCTATGATGGGTGGAGCTGCTGGAGCTGCTGTTGAAGAACAAACTGAATTTGACGTAGTACTTGCATCTGCTGGCGACCAGAAGATCAAGGTTATCAAAGTTGTTCGTGAAATCACAGGTCTTGGTCTTAAAGAAGCGAAGGAAGTTGTTGACAACGCTCCTAAAGCTCTTAAAGAAGGCGTTTCTAAAGAAGAAGCTGAAGAAATCAAAGCTAAGCTTGAAGAAGTTGGAGCTAACGTCGAAGTTAAGTAA
- the rplJ gene encoding 50S ribosomal protein L10 → MSKIIEVKKQIVDEIAGKLKESKSTIVVDYRGLTVSEVTELRKELREAGVEFKVYKNSMTRRAAEAAELADLNTSLTGPNAIAFSTEDVVAPAKILNEFAKKHEALEIKAGVVEGNIVTVEEIKALADLPSREGLLSMLLSVLQAPIRNLALATKAVAEQKEEQGA, encoded by the coding sequence ATGAGCAAAATCATCGAAGTGAAAAAGCAAATCGTTGACGAGATTGCTGGCAAACTAAAAGAAAGCAAATCAACAATCGTTGTTGATTACCGCGGACTTACAGTTTCTGAAGTAACTGAACTTCGTAAAGAACTTCGTGAAGCTGGCGTAGAATTCAAAGTTTACAAGAACTCTATGACACGCCGTGCTGCAGAAGCTGCTGAACTTGCTGACTTAAACACATCTTTAACTGGTCCTAACGCAATCGCGTTCAGTACTGAAGATGTAGTAGCGCCAGCGAAGATTCTTAACGAATTCGCTAAGAAGCACGAAGCGCTTGAAATCAAGGCGGGCGTAGTTGAAGGCAACATCGTTACAGTAGAAGAAATCAAGGCACTTGCAGACCTACCGTCTCGCGAAGGTCTACTTTCTATGCTACTCAGCGTACTTCAAGCTCCAATCCGCAATCTTGCTCTTGCTACAAAAGCTGTTGCAGAACAGAAAGAAGAGCAAGGCGCGTAA
- the rplA gene encoding 50S ribosomal protein L1 has protein sequence MAKKGKKYLEAAKLVDRSQAYTAAEAVELAKKTSTVKFDATVEAAFRLGVDPKKADQQIRGAVVLPNGTGKTQRVLVFAKGEKLKEAEAAGADYVGDAEYINKIQQGWFDFDVIVATPDMMGEVGKLGRVLGPKGLMPNPKTGTVTFDVTKAVNEIKAGKVEYRVDKSGNIHVPIGKVSFEDGKLVENFNTIFETMMKVKPAAAKGTYMKNVTISTTMGPGVKVDPSTVK, from the coding sequence ATGGCTAAAAAAGGTAAGAAGTATCTTGAAGCTGCAAAGCTTGTAGATCGCTCTCAAGCATATACAGCTGCTGAAGCAGTTGAGCTTGCTAAAAAGACAAGCACAGTTAAATTCGACGCTACAGTTGAAGCTGCTTTCCGTCTGGGTGTAGACCCTAAGAAAGCTGACCAGCAAATCCGTGGAGCAGTTGTGCTTCCAAACGGAACTGGTAAAACTCAACGTGTACTAGTATTCGCTAAAGGCGAAAAATTAAAAGAAGCAGAAGCTGCTGGCGCAGACTATGTTGGCGATGCAGAATACATCAATAAGATCCAGCAAGGCTGGTTCGACTTTGACGTAATCGTTGCAACACCTGACATGATGGGTGAAGTTGGTAAGCTTGGCCGCGTATTGGGACCTAAAGGCTTAATGCCAAACCCTAAGACTGGCACAGTTACTTTCGATGTAACGAAAGCAGTTAACGAAATCAAAGCTGGTAAAGTAGAATACCGCGTTGATAAGTCTGGTAACATCCACGTACCTATCGGAAAAGTTTCTTTTGAAGATGGCAAGCTTGTTGAAAACTTCAACACAATCTTCGAAACTATGATGAAGGTTAAGCCAGCTGCAGCAAAAGGAACTTACATGAAGAACGTTACGATCTCTACTACAATGGGACCTGGCGTTAAGGTAGATCCTTCAACTGTAAAATAA
- the rplK gene encoding 50S ribosomal protein L11: protein MAKKVIKMVKLQIPAGKANPAPPVGPALGQAGVNIMGFCKEFNARTADQAGLIIPVEITVFEDRSFTFITKTPPAAVLLKVAAGIQSGSGEPNRNKVATVKREKVREIAEQKMPDLNAASVEAAMRMVEGTARSMGINIED from the coding sequence GTGGCTAAAAAAGTAATTAAGATGGTTAAATTGCAAATCCCTGCTGGCAAAGCCAATCCGGCACCACCAGTTGGACCTGCACTAGGTCAAGCCGGTGTTAACATCATGGGATTCTGTAAGGAATTTAACGCTCGTACAGCTGATCAAGCTGGACTAATCATTCCTGTTGAAATTACGGTTTTTGAAGACCGTTCATTTACATTTATTACGAAAACTCCTCCTGCTGCAGTTCTTTTGAAGGTAGCAGCTGGAATCCAGTCTGGTTCTGGTGAACCAAACCGTAATAAAGTAGCAACAGTCAAGCGTGAGAAAGTACGTGAGATTGCTGAACAGAAAATGCCTGACCTAAACGCAGCTAGCGTTGAAGCAGCAATGCGCATGGTTGAAGGTACTGCACGCAGCATGGGAATCAATATCGAAGACTAA
- the nusG gene encoding transcription termination/antitermination protein NusG, translating to MEKNWYVVHTYSGYENKVKTNLEKRVETMGMQDKIFRVIVPEEEETDFKNGKKKVVKRKTFPGYVLVELVMTDDSWYVVRNTPGVTGFVGSAGAGSKPTALLPEEVTFILKRMGVEEKKVDINFELGETVQVSEGPFANFTGTIEEIDKDKAKLKVLVNMFGRDTPVELEFSQIEKL from the coding sequence ATGGAAAAGAATTGGTATGTAGTTCATACTTACTCAGGCTACGAGAACAAGGTCAAGACAAATCTTGAAAAGCGCGTTGAAACAATGGGCATGCAAGATAAAATCTTCCGTGTTATCGTTCCTGAAGAAGAAGAAACAGATTTCAAAAATGGTAAAAAGAAAGTTGTTAAGAGAAAGACTTTCCCGGGCTATGTCCTGGTAGAATTGGTCATGACTGATGATTCTTGGTATGTTGTCCGCAACACGCCAGGCGTAACTGGATTCGTTGGCTCTGCTGGTGCAGGTTCAAAACCGACCGCGTTATTGCCTGAAGAAGTGACGTTCATCCTCAAGCGCATGGGAGTTGAGGAGAAGAAGGTTGATATCAACTTCGAACTTGGTGAAACTGTCCAGGTAAGCGAAGGGCCATTTGCCAACTTTACAGGAACTATCGAAGAGATTGATAAGGACAAGGCAAAGCTTAAAGTTCTTGTTAATATGTTCGGCCGGGATACGCCGGTGGAACTCGAATTTTCACAGATTGAAAAATTATAA
- the secE gene encoding preprotein translocase subunit SecE has product MQRITNFFSEVGREMRKVSWPRRKELTRYTITVLSTVAFAALFFAVLDLGISELIRLILE; this is encoded by the coding sequence ATGCAGCGCATCACTAATTTTTTCAGTGAAGTTGGACGTGAAATGAGAAAGGTCAGCTGGCCTAGACGCAAAGAACTGACTCGCTACACGATTACAGTTTTGTCTACAGTTGCTTTCGCTGCTCTATTCTTCGCAGTGTTAGACCTTGGTATTTCTGAATTGATTCGCTTAATTCTTGAATAA
- the rpmG gene encoding 50S ribosomal protein L33: protein MNNKVTLACKECGSRNYSTTSNKQTQTERLELKKYCSNCGAHTVHKETK, encoded by the coding sequence ATGAACAATAAAGTGACTCTTGCTTGTAAGGAATGCGGTTCCCGCAATTATTCCACAACAAGCAACAAGCAAACGCAAACAGAACGGCTGGAGCTGAAAAAGTACTGCAGCAACTGCGGTGCCCATACAGTTCATAAGGAAACGAAATAA
- the sigH gene encoding RNA polymerase sporulation sigma factor SigH — protein sequence MSADIANRLNDAYLLLEDEEIIEAVHRGESDALDFLIHKYRNFVRAKARSYFLIGADKEDIVQEGMIGLYKAIRDFREDKLTSFKAFAELCITRQIITVIKTATRQKHIPLNSYVSLDKPIYDEESDRTLMDVLSGAKVMDPEELFINQEEFDQIEVKMSELLSDLERKVLALYLDGQSYQEISEELNRHVKSIDNALQRVKRKLERYLELRELSV from the coding sequence ATGAGTGCTGACATCGCGAATCGTTTAAATGACGCTTATTTGTTGCTGGAAGATGAAGAAATTATTGAAGCAGTGCACAGAGGAGAAAGTGATGCCCTTGATTTTCTGATTCACAAGTACAGGAACTTTGTTCGGGCGAAAGCACGCTCTTATTTCCTGATTGGAGCAGATAAGGAAGACATCGTTCAGGAAGGAATGATCGGCTTATATAAAGCAATCCGTGACTTCCGGGAGGACAAGCTGACATCATTCAAAGCATTTGCAGAATTATGCATCACCCGCCAGATCATTACGGTCATCAAGACGGCTACTAGGCAAAAACATATTCCGCTTAACTCCTATGTTTCCCTGGACAAGCCAATTTATGATGAGGAATCAGACAGGACGCTGATGGATGTTTTATCCGGAGCCAAAGTGATGGACCCCGAAGAGTTATTTATTAATCAGGAAGAGTTTGACCAGATTGAAGTGAAAATGTCAGAGCTGCTGAGTGACCTTGAACGAAAAGTGCTCGCATTATATTTGGACGGACAATCCTACCAGGAAATTTCTGAAGAACTGAATCGCCATGTCAAGTCAATCGACAATGCGCTTCAGCGCGTAAAGCGGAAGCTTGAGAGGTACCTTGAGCTGAGAGAGCTGTCAGTGTAA
- a CDS encoding NYN domain-containing protein: MDILLVDGYNIIGAWPELVGLKKKELSAARDRLVEIMAEYQAYTGYRVIIVFDAHFVSGNQKKYKNYKVEVIFTKENETADERIERLAIDLSNRKTQIHVATSDYTEQWAIFGQGALRKSARELLNETNLISKKIEKRVKVIQEKKPSAKIPLTKEVAEIFEKWRRGEH; encoded by the coding sequence ATGGATATCCTGCTTGTTGACGGCTACAACATCATTGGCGCATGGCCGGAGCTGGTCGGCTTGAAGAAGAAAGAACTTTCCGCCGCCAGGGACCGGCTGGTGGAAATCATGGCTGAATATCAGGCATATACCGGCTATCGCGTCATCATTGTTTTTGATGCACATTTTGTATCAGGTAATCAAAAGAAATATAAAAATTATAAGGTGGAAGTTATTTTTACAAAAGAAAATGAAACTGCGGATGAGCGGATTGAGAGGCTGGCGATTGACCTCAGCAACCGCAAAACGCAGATCCATGTAGCCACCTCAGATTACACCGAGCAGTGGGCGATTTTTGGGCAGGGAGCCCTGAGGAAATCAGCAAGGGAGCTGCTTAACGAAACAAATTTAATCAGCAAAAAAATCGAAAAACGGGTGAAAGTAATCCAGGAAAAGAAGCCGAGTGCCAAGATTCCGCTTACAAAAGAAGTGGCAGAAATTTTCGAAAAATGGCGCAGAGGGGAGCATTGA
- the rlmB gene encoding 23S rRNA (guanosine(2251)-2'-O)-methyltransferase RlmB, with translation MQEQNENQDYIIGKNPVIEALKSERDINKILIAEGSQSGQMQQVIGMAKEANVIVQFVPKKKIDQLADGNHQGVIAQVAAYEYAEIDDLFSAAEKKNEAPFFLLLDEIEDPHNLGSIMRTADASGAHGIIIPKRRAVGLTTTVAKLSTGAIEYIPVARVTNMAQTIDELKERGVWIAGTDASAKQDFRQIDGALPLGLVIGSEGKGMGRLIRDKCDFLLSLPMVGHVTSLNASVAAALLMYEVHRKRHPLGE, from the coding sequence ATTCAAGAACAAAACGAAAACCAGGATTACATAATCGGAAAAAATCCGGTGATCGAAGCCTTGAAATCAGAACGTGACATTAACAAAATCCTGATTGCTGAGGGCTCTCAAAGCGGTCAGATGCAGCAGGTCATCGGGATGGCGAAGGAAGCCAATGTCATTGTCCAATTTGTCCCGAAAAAGAAAATCGACCAGCTTGCTGATGGAAATCACCAGGGTGTCATCGCCCAGGTGGCAGCCTATGAATATGCGGAAATCGATGATTTGTTCTCGGCAGCGGAGAAGAAAAATGAGGCTCCTTTCTTTTTGCTCCTGGATGAAATTGAGGATCCCCACAATCTTGGATCGATCATGAGGACAGCTGATGCATCAGGAGCTCACGGGATTATCATTCCTAAAAGAAGAGCTGTCGGACTGACAACAACAGTTGCAAAATTATCAACTGGTGCCATCGAATATATCCCGGTTGCGAGAGTCACGAATATGGCGCAGACAATCGATGAGTTGAAGGAACGCGGTGTCTGGATCGCAGGAACGGATGCATCGGCAAAGCAGGATTTTCGTCAAATCGACGGAGCATTGCCTCTTGGCCTGGTGATCGGCAGCGAAGGTAAAGGAATGGGAAGGCTGATCAGGGACAAGTGTGACTTTCTTTTAAGTCTTCCAATGGTTGGACATGTTACTTCGTTGAATGCATCAGTTGCAGCGGCACTGTTGATGTATGAAGTTCACCGCAAACGTCATCCGCTAGGGGAATAA
- a CDS encoding Mini-ribonuclease 3 encodes MLHYEQKVDEKQLNSLALAYMGDAVYELYVRHHLLQSGKVRPNKLHKEATAYVSAKSQAKYLHKLIELEKLSDAEITIVKRGRNAKSGSVPRNTDVQTYRYSTAFEALIGSLYLEGNVNRIEELIATIFALAEE; translated from the coding sequence ATGCTGCATTATGAACAAAAAGTAGATGAAAAACAATTGAATAGCCTGGCGCTTGCTTACATGGGTGATGCCGTATATGAACTGTATGTACGCCATCACCTGCTGCAAAGCGGCAAGGTTCGGCCAAACAAGCTGCATAAGGAAGCGACCGCCTATGTATCGGCAAAATCGCAAGCGAAATACCTTCACAAGCTAATCGAATTGGAGAAGCTGTCCGATGCGGAAATAACAATTGTAAAAAGGGGCCGGAATGCGAAGTCAGGATCTGTCCCGAGAAACACCGATGTCCAAACATACCGTTACAGCACAGCATTTGAAGCCTTGATCGGTTCCTTGTACCTAGAAGGCAATGTAAACCGGATTGAGGAACTGATTGCTACAATATTTGCACTTGCTGAAGAATAG
- the cysS gene encoding cysteine--tRNA ligase, with amino-acid sequence MGIKIYNTLTRNKEEFIPLEEGKVKMYVCGPTVYNYIHIGNARPAIVFDTVRRYLEFRGYDVNFVSNFTDVDDKLIKAANEIGEDVPTIAQRFIDAYFEDVHALGCKKADAHPRVTETMDLIIDFISALIEKGFAYESGGDVYYRTREFKEYGKLSHQSIEELKVGARIQVGEKKQDALDFVLWKTAKEGEISWDSPWGKGRPGWHIECSAMAREYLGDTIDIHAGGQDLAFPHHENEIAQSEALTGQTFARYWMHNGYINIDNEKMSKSLGNFVTVHDIIKQIDPQVLRFFMISVHYRNPINYSQELLEKTKAAFERLKTSYQNLKHRLGATANLTDDNQEWLDKIGGLREQFIKDMDDDFNTANGVSTLFELSKLSNLYLMEKNTSEEVINAFMKEFEILFSVLGLSLKDEELLDEEIEALIEKRTQARKDRNFQLADEIRDQLKELNIIIEDTPQGIRWKRG; translated from the coding sequence ATGGGAATTAAAATTTATAATACACTTACTCGTAACAAGGAAGAGTTTATCCCGCTAGAAGAGGGAAAAGTGAAAATGTATGTTTGCGGTCCTACCGTTTATAACTATATTCACATCGGAAATGCCCGTCCGGCCATCGTTTTCGATACGGTCCGCCGCTACCTTGAGTTCAGGGGCTATGATGTAAATTTTGTTTCGAATTTTACCGATGTCGATGACAAACTGATTAAAGCAGCAAATGAAATCGGGGAAGATGTACCGACAATTGCCCAACGATTCATCGATGCTTACTTTGAGGATGTCCACGCACTTGGCTGCAAAAAAGCCGATGCACACCCAAGGGTAACAGAAACAATGGATTTGATTATCGACTTTATCAGCGCCCTGATTGAAAAAGGCTTTGCCTATGAGTCAGGCGGAGATGTGTACTACCGCACGAGAGAATTCAAAGAATACGGCAAGCTTTCCCATCAATCCATTGAAGAGCTGAAGGTTGGAGCAAGGATCCAGGTTGGAGAAAAGAAACAGGATGCGCTTGACTTTGTGCTATGGAAGACGGCAAAGGAAGGCGAGATTTCCTGGGATAGTCCTTGGGGAAAAGGACGTCCAGGCTGGCATATTGAGTGCTCGGCGATGGCCCGTGAATATCTCGGAGACACAATTGATATCCATGCAGGCGGACAGGATTTGGCCTTCCCGCACCATGAAAATGAAATCGCCCAGTCAGAGGCGTTAACAGGACAGACATTTGCCCGCTACTGGATGCATAATGGATATATCAATATTGACAATGAAAAGATGTCCAAATCACTTGGCAATTTTGTCACAGTCCATGACATCATTAAGCAGATTGATCCACAGGTATTAAGATTTTTCATGATTTCCGTTCATTACCGGAATCCAATCAATTACAGCCAGGAGTTGCTTGAAAAGACAAAGGCTGCATTCGAGCGATTGAAGACATCTTACCAAAATCTGAAGCACCGACTAGGAGCGACTGCTAATCTTACTGATGACAACCAGGAATGGCTGGATAAAATCGGCGGACTTCGTGAGCAGTTTATCAAGGATATGGATGATGACTTTAACACAGCAAATGGCGTTTCCACCCTGTTTGAACTTTCGAAGCTATCCAATCTGTATTTGATGGAGAAAAACACTTCCGAGGAAGTCATCAACGCATTCATGAAGGAATTCGAGATTTTGTTCAGCGTTCTCGGCCTGTCGCTAAAAGATGAGGAATTGCTTGATGAAGAAATCGAAGCCTTGATCGAAAAAAGAACGCAGGCTCGCAAGGACAGGAATTTCCAGCTTGCAGATGAAATTCGTGACCAGCTGAAGGAATTGAATATCATCATCGAAGATACTCCGCAAGGCATCAGATGGAAAAGAGGCTAA
- the epsC gene encoding serine O-acetyltransferase EpsC codes for MFKMMKEDIDVVFDQDPSARSVLEVVLTYAGLHAIWSHRLAHAFYKRKFYFVARAISQISRFFTGVEIHPGAKIGRRFFIDHGMGVVIGETCEIGDNVTVFQGVTLGGTGKEKGKRHPTVNDNALIATGAKVLGSITIGENSKVGAGSVVLKDVPPNSTVVGIPGKIVIQDGIRVKKDFNHRDLPDPVADRCKEIEMELVKLKNELDLVKLQEELEVAKQERGMGNGN; via the coding sequence ATGTTTAAGATGATGAAGGAAGACATAGATGTTGTTTTTGACCAGGATCCTTCTGCCAGGAGCGTGCTGGAAGTAGTTTTGACATACGCTGGTCTGCATGCGATATGGTCCCATCGTTTGGCGCATGCTTTCTACAAGCGGAAGTTTTATTTTGTCGCAAGAGCCATTTCGCAAATCAGCCGTTTTTTCACCGGGGTAGAAATCCATCCGGGAGCCAAGATAGGCAGACGTTTTTTCATCGACCATGGAATGGGGGTCGTCATTGGTGAAACGTGTGAGATTGGTGATAATGTGACTGTGTTCCAGGGGGTGACCCTGGGGGGTACTGGCAAGGAGAAGGGAAAACGCCATCCGACTGTCAATGACAATGCTTTGATTGCGACCGGGGCGAAGGTTTTAGGGTCGATTACGATTGGGGAGAATTCTAAGGTGGGCGCCGGATCGGTTGTCCTGAAGGATGTACCTCCGAACTCTACCGTTGTTGGCATCCCTGGAAAAATCGTTATCCAGGATGGCATTAGGGTCAAGAAGGACTTCAACCATCGAGATCTGCCGGATCCGGTAGCAGATCGATGCAAAGAAATTGAAATGGAACTGGTTAAATTGAAAAACGAACTTGACTTAGTCAAATTACAAGAAGAATTGGAAGTTGCGAAGCAAGAAAGGGGCATGGGAAATGGGAATTAA
- the gltX gene encoding glutamate--tRNA ligase: MSSDIRVRYAPSPTGHLHIGNARTALFNYLFARNRGGKFIIRIEDTDKKRNIEGGEQSQLKYLQWLGIDWDESVDVGGEYGPYRQSERNHIYEQYNQELLEKCHAYKCYCTEEELEAEREEQSARNETPQYSGRCRNLTAEQKEQFEKEGRQPSLRFKVPAGKILKFDDMVKGEVSFESDGMGDYVIVKKDGTPTYNYAVVIDDHLMKISHVLRGDDHISNTPKQLVIYEAFGWEPPVFGHMTLIVNESRKKLSKRDESIIQFIEQYEELGYLPEALFNFITLLGWSPSGEEEIYSKDEFIEIFDPARLSKSPALFDQQKLAWMNNQYMKKADLDRVVELALPHLVKAGKVSENRSAEEEAWVLNLISLYHDKMSFGAEIVEMSDLFFRDEVNYDEEAKEVLAGEQVPEVLNAFLAEVDKLEEFKADGIKAAVKTVQKGTGHKGQKLFMPVRAAATGQTHGPDLMLAMELIGKEKVMERVQKLLG; encoded by the coding sequence ATGTCATCAGATATCCGGGTGCGTTATGCGCCGAGTCCGACTGGACATTTACATATCGGGAATGCCCGTACAGCTCTATTCAACTATCTATTCGCACGGAACAGAGGCGGAAAGTTCATTATCCGCATTGAAGATACAGATAAAAAACGCAATATCGAAGGCGGAGAGCAAAGCCAGTTGAAGTACCTTCAGTGGCTTGGAATTGACTGGGATGAGAGCGTCGATGTTGGCGGCGAATACGGACCGTACCGCCAATCAGAACGCAACCACATATATGAGCAATACAATCAGGAGCTTCTTGAAAAGTGCCACGCCTACAAGTGTTATTGCACGGAGGAAGAACTGGAGGCTGAGCGCGAGGAGCAGTCTGCACGCAATGAGACTCCTCAATACTCCGGACGCTGCCGCAACCTGACAGCAGAACAGAAGGAGCAGTTTGAAAAAGAAGGTCGCCAGCCGAGCCTTCGTTTCAAGGTTCCTGCGGGAAAAATTCTTAAATTCGATGATATGGTAAAAGGCGAAGTAAGCTTTGAGTCCGACGGCATGGGTGATTATGTCATCGTCAAGAAAGATGGTACCCCTACGTATAACTATGCGGTTGTCATCGATGACCATTTGATGAAGATTTCCCACGTACTTCGAGGGGATGACCACATTTCTAATACACCGAAACAGCTTGTGATTTACGAAGCGTTTGGCTGGGAGCCACCGGTATTCGGTCATATGACGTTGATCGTCAATGAAAGCCGCAAGAAGCTGAGCAAGCGTGACGAATCAATCATCCAGTTTATTGAGCAGTATGAAGAACTTGGTTATTTGCCAGAGGCATTGTTCAACTTCATTACCCTGCTTGGATGGTCTCCATCAGGTGAAGAGGAAATTTATTCGAAGGATGAATTCATCGAGATTTTCGATCCGGCTAGACTTTCGAAATCTCCTGCGCTCTTTGACCAGCAGAAGCTTGCATGGATGAATAATCAATATATGAAAAAAGCGGATCTGGACCGTGTTGTTGAGCTGGCACTGCCGCATCTTGTTAAAGCTGGAAAAGTCAGCGAGAACCGCAGTGCAGAAGAGGAAGCATGGGTACTCAATCTCATCTCCCTGTATCATGATAAGATGAGCTTCGGAGCAGAAATCGTCGAGATGTCTGATTTATTTTTCCGCGATGAGGTAAACTATGATGAAGAAGCAAAAGAGGTCCTTGCAGGGGAACAGGTTCCAGAAGTGCTGAATGCATTCCTTGCCGAAGTCGATAAGCTTGAAGAGTTCAAGGCGGATGGAATCAAGGCAGCGGTCAAGACTGTTCAAAAAGGAACTGGTCATAAGGGGCAGAAGCTGTTCATGCCAGTCCGTGCGGCTGCGACAGGACAGACACATGGACCAGACCTGATGCTTGCAATGGAATTGATCGGCAAAGAAAAAGTCATGGAAAGAGTCCAGAAGCTTTTAGGCTAG
- the ispD gene encoding 2-C-methyl-D-erythritol 4-phosphate cytidylyltransferase → MPYQVIIPAAGQGKRMGAGKNKLLLPLAGVPILIHTLRVFEADAECSGIILAISPSDEQQFKSLLKEYSIHKISSLVQGGKERQDSVFNGLMDVRLNEIVLVHDAARPFIKAETVHKLVEAASQGGGAIVAVPVKDTIKKAANGRVAETVERSSLWSVQTPQAFRASVLLEAHNKAMREQFIGTDESSLVERIPHPVSIIEGDYDNIKLTTPEDLYFAEAILRKRKESGV, encoded by the coding sequence ATGCCTTATCAGGTCATTATTCCGGCTGCGGGTCAGGGGAAGAGGATGGGAGCAGGGAAAAATAAATTGCTGCTCCCTTTGGCAGGAGTCCCAATCCTGATCCATACACTTAGGGTGTTTGAAGCAGATGCTGAATGCTCTGGCATCATTCTGGCAATCAGTCCAAGTGATGAGCAGCAGTTCAAGTCTTTGTTAAAAGAGTATAGTATACATAAGATATCTTCATTGGTACAAGGGGGAAAGGAACGCCAGGACAGTGTGTTCAATGGGTTAATGGATGTCCGTTTAAATGAGATTGTGCTGGTTCATGACGCTGCCCGCCCCTTCATAAAAGCGGAAACGGTCCACAAACTTGTGGAGGCTGCTAGCCAGGGTGGCGGGGCAATAGTAGCTGTTCCTGTCAAGGATACAATCAAGAAAGCGGCCAACGGCAGGGTAGCTGAAACAGTTGAGCGTTCAAGTTTGTGGTCAGTCCAGACCCCGCAGGCTTTTCGTGCTTCTGTATTGCTTGAGGCACATAACAAGGCAATGAGGGAACAATTCATCGGTACAGATGAATCAAGCCTTGTCGAACGGATCCCGCATCCAGTCAGCATTATCGAAGGGGATTATGATAATATTAAGCTGACGACACCAGAAGATTTATATTTTGCCGAAGCGATTCTGCGCAAGCGGAAGGAGTCCGGTGTTTGA